GTCGAGCCCCATCACCGGGTCCTTGAAGTGGGTGCCGGGTCCGGCTATCAGGCGGCGCTTCTGGGCCAACTGGCATCCGAAGTGTACTCGGTGGAGCTTGTGCCGGCGTTGGCCGATGCGGCCGCGCGGCTTGTGAAGCGGTTAGGGTACGAAAACGTGCATATCATCGCGGGCGACGGAACGGTGGGGCTGCCCGAGAAGGCGCCTTTCGACCGCATCATTGTGGCGGCGGCGGCGCCGGACATCCCGCCTCCACTGATCGAACAACTGGTGCTTGGCGGGCGGCTGATCGCACCCGTGGGCGACCGCTTCCTGCAGAAACTCGTGATCCTGACCCGGACTGCCGACGGCGTACAGTCACGGGACAGCATCGCTTGCGTTTTCGTACCATTGCTCGGGCGACACGGCTGGAGCACTGCAGACTGAGCGAGAGGACAACTGCGCGTCATGCCGAAGAACAGGTTCGGGTTCCGCACCGCCGGGTTCCGCGATTGGAGCTTCAGGCGGGCTGTGCAAGCCATCGCTGATGTCGGTTACTCCGGT
This region of Armatimonadota bacterium genomic DNA includes:
- a CDS encoding protein-L-isoaspartate(D-aspartate) O-methyltransferase, yielding MVATQLEARGITDRRVLQAMLEVPRHEFVPANIRDIAYTAQALAIGHGQTISQPYMVGLMCQLLEVEPHHRVLEVGAGSGYQAALLGQLASEVYSVELVPALADAAARLVKRLGYENVHIIAGDGTVGLPEKAPFDRIIVAAAAPDIPPPLIEQLVLGGRLIAPVGDRFLQKLVILTRTADGVQSRDSIACVFVPLLGRHGWSTAD